The Streptomyces sp. TG1A-8 genome has a window encoding:
- a CDS encoding winged helix-turn-helix domain-containing protein gives MAAVFGVSLKAVDGWWVKWQAGGRGALVMRPRGKPVGVHQVLGEAGQDAVRQAVFDHRPCDVGLSGQLWTRRLVGELIAKLYRVRLTEVGVGKYLRRWGLSFQRPDKRALEQDPQAVARWH, from the coding sequence GTGGCGGCGGTCTTCGGGGTGTCGCTGAAGGCGGTCGACGGGTGGTGGGTGAAGTGGCAGGCCGGTGGCCGTGGGGCGCTGGTCATGCGGCCGCGGGGCAAGCCGGTCGGGGTGCACCAGGTGCTCGGGGAGGCCGGGCAGGACGCGGTGCGGCAGGCGGTCTTCGATCACCGGCCCTGTGACGTGGGACTGAGCGGACAGCTGTGGACGCGGCGGCTGGTGGGCGAGCTGATCGCGAAGCTGTACCGGGTGCGGCTGACCGAGGTGGGGGTGGGCAAGTACCTCAGGCGTTGGGGGCTGTCCTTCCAGCGTCCGGACAAACGGGCCCTCGAGCAGGACCCGCAGGCCGTGGCGCGCTGGCATTAG